One window of the Oligoflexus sp. genome contains the following:
- a CDS encoding potassium/proton antiporter codes for MPQFQFRNYTLEEILLASSLLLIFSVLASRISSKFGVPALLLFLGIGMLAGSEGPGGIAFDDYRLAFAVGSVCLAVIIFDGGMRTSWKSIQPFLPLGISLSFVGTVVTGAVTGIFAHYVLGLSWLEGLLLGAIVSSTDAAAVFSILRARSLTLSGSLKQTLEFEAGSNDPVAVFLTIGMLMLITTPEQGFVPILTLFLKQAGLGLALGWLGARFIRWLINHIGVEYEGLYGVFLVGLVICLFALTSTLGGSGFLAVYVAGLSLGHFDFLHKGSMTRFVDGIAWLSQILVFLTLGLLVFPSHLLQVWKEGLLLAIAMMFFSRPLSVWLASMGSSMKKNERIFVSWVGLRGAAPIILATLPWSVGVPRAEYFFNLVFFVVLLSVIVQGISIPWFAAKTRVTVPIEKEVSNQLTDDFLPEGFTVVDIDIKDNARIRDRRVVDLGLPEGVLMISLERDKRYLIPKGNTVLRTGDHVRVLARPSNLEELHKVLGETRSPKQPDLT; via the coding sequence ATGCCCCAATTTCAGTTTAGAAACTATACGCTCGAAGAAATACTCCTCGCCAGTTCGTTACTTCTTATATTTTCCGTCCTGGCATCTCGAATTTCCTCCAAGTTCGGCGTGCCTGCGCTTCTACTCTTTTTGGGCATCGGCATGCTGGCTGGATCCGAGGGACCAGGTGGCATCGCCTTTGATGATTACAGGCTGGCATTTGCCGTCGGCAGCGTTTGTCTGGCTGTGATTATTTTTGATGGCGGCATGCGGACATCCTGGAAAAGCATTCAACCCTTTCTCCCGCTCGGGATTTCCCTCTCTTTTGTAGGAACGGTCGTTACAGGCGCCGTGACCGGAATCTTTGCTCACTATGTGCTGGGCCTGAGCTGGCTGGAGGGGTTACTGCTCGGGGCCATAGTCTCGTCAACCGATGCCGCAGCCGTTTTTAGTATACTGCGGGCCCGGAGCCTCACCTTGAGCGGGTCTTTGAAACAGACCTTGGAGTTTGAAGCCGGCAGCAACGATCCGGTGGCCGTGTTTTTGACCATCGGTATGCTGATGCTGATCACAACCCCCGAGCAGGGTTTTGTGCCGATTTTGACTTTATTCCTCAAACAGGCCGGACTTGGCCTGGCTTTGGGCTGGCTCGGCGCGCGCTTTATTCGCTGGCTGATCAATCATATCGGTGTGGAGTATGAAGGCCTCTATGGTGTGTTCCTGGTTGGGCTGGTCATCTGTCTTTTCGCGCTGACCTCGACGCTGGGCGGCAGCGGTTTTCTTGCGGTCTATGTCGCAGGCTTGAGCCTTGGGCATTTTGATTTTCTGCACAAGGGAAGTATGACCCGCTTCGTGGACGGTATCGCGTGGCTGTCCCAGATTTTGGTGTTTTTGACCCTCGGACTTTTGGTGTTTCCTTCGCACCTGCTTCAGGTCTGGAAAGAAGGCCTCCTGCTCGCCATCGCGATGATGTTCTTTTCGCGGCCCCTGAGCGTTTGGCTGGCGAGCATGGGGAGTAGCATGAAGAAAAACGAACGCATCTTTGTCTCCTGGGTGGGACTGCGGGGGGCGGCCCCGATTATTCTGGCGACTTTGCCGTGGAGCGTCGGCGTTCCGCGCGCGGAGTACTTTTTCAATCTCGTCTTTTTCGTGGTTTTGCTGTCTGTTATCGTGCAGGGGATCAGCATTCCGTGGTTTGCTGCGAAGACAAGGGTGACGGTACCCATAGAGAAGGAAGTCAGCAATCAATTGACGGATGATTTCTTGCCGGAAGGTTTCACAGTCGTCGACATTGATATCAAGGACAACGCCCGCATTCGGGATCGACGGGTTGTGGATCTGGGTTTGCCCGAGGGTGTTTTGATGATCAGCCTGGAGCGGGATAAACGCTATCTGATACCGAAAGGCAATACGGTCCTGCGGACGGGCGATCATGTGCGCGTCCTGGCCCGTCCCAGCAACCTGGAGGAGCTGCACAAGGTCCTGGGTGAAACCCGGTCGCCGAAGCAGCCTGATCTCACCTGA
- a CDS encoding ABC transporter permease: MAELDKWLATIRISWSRQLAYKLNFLLLVIGPTLVFFFVKYNLWRSIFALEGVTTIQGYDLKAMLHYQIWGMIVGFLAQGFQNMNLAEDIRLGRISSYLVYPFGFWQFHTAGFIAFQALQTLVAFVTLAILRGTGMLDAWNWFGLLQGVGFSLLMGFFWYQVSFVLGLAAFWLEETWVLRVMFVTIAQFMSGAILPLEIYPGWLVRILQWTPFPYLTYVPVKIFMGTWEGSILQGLGTVSVWLVLVGGLSYAVWRRGLRLYTAAGM, encoded by the coding sequence TTGGCTGAACTTGACAAATGGCTCGCGACCATACGGATCAGCTGGAGTCGGCAGCTTGCCTATAAATTGAACTTTCTGCTGCTCGTGATCGGGCCCACCCTCGTCTTCTTTTTTGTGAAGTATAACCTTTGGCGCTCGATCTTCGCCTTGGAGGGCGTGACGACCATCCAGGGCTATGATCTGAAGGCGATGCTGCACTATCAGATCTGGGGGATGATCGTGGGGTTTTTGGCTCAGGGTTTTCAGAATATGAACCTGGCCGAGGATATCCGGCTCGGGAGGATTTCGAGCTACCTCGTCTATCCCTTTGGCTTCTGGCAGTTTCATACGGCCGGATTCATCGCCTTTCAGGCGCTGCAGACGCTGGTGGCCTTTGTTACGCTCGCCATCCTGCGCGGGACGGGGATGCTGGACGCCTGGAATTGGTTCGGGCTTTTGCAGGGGGTGGGCTTTTCCCTGCTTATGGGTTTTTTCTGGTACCAGGTAAGTTTCGTGCTCGGACTCGCGGCCTTCTGGCTGGAAGAGACCTGGGTCCTGCGGGTGATGTTTGTGACCATTGCCCAGTTTATGTCAGGGGCCATCCTGCCTCTTGAGATTTATCCTGGCTGGCTTGTGCGGATCCTGCAGTGGACGCCCTTTCCTTATTTGACCTATGTGCCCGTGAAAATCTTTATGGGGACCTGGGAGGGGTCGATCCTGCAGGGGCTCGGGACGGTGAGTGTCTGGCTGGTTTTGGTGGGGGGGCTTTCCTATGCGGTCTGGCGACGGGGGCTCAGGCTTTATACGGCAGCGGGGATGTGA
- a CDS encoding universal stress protein, which translates to MKKAVIALSPSQDLDENLDHFYETLKLFQNSGFFPETSVVSVIHPALYMMPSTWYRDSRARLAKEALVNLEKRVQQRFKLQNIKVLQAATDSLEYLGSMVSRYAQRCGSDVLIVASNDRTGLPHWILGSFSETVALLARHPTLVIKPHISPKEFAATPHMVVGIDVAVPPTSQDLRWITEAAKTGGAALDLVYVNPKPRLLLNTLQQGKSAKSPQSILESIQNKLQKSGLDVHSSVVDEGDSISQTLVDFAEQKKTWAIITIAVPRSTLRKRLLGSHARRVLRHTRRPFLSLHKG; encoded by the coding sequence TCAAGATCTGGATGAAAATCTGGATCACTTTTATGAAACGCTCAAGCTTTTTCAAAACAGCGGTTTTTTTCCTGAAACGTCTGTCGTGTCGGTGATTCATCCGGCGCTGTATATGATGCCAAGCACCTGGTACAGGGATTCGCGGGCGCGTCTTGCCAAAGAGGCTTTGGTGAACCTTGAAAAGAGGGTCCAACAGCGCTTCAAACTGCAGAACATCAAAGTTCTGCAGGCGGCTACGGATAGTCTTGAATATTTAGGGTCCATGGTGTCGCGCTATGCTCAGCGCTGTGGCAGCGACGTCCTGATCGTGGCCAGCAATGATCGTACGGGCCTGCCTCACTGGATTTTAGGAAGCTTTTCTGAAACCGTGGCGCTGCTGGCCCGGCATCCGACGCTTGTTATTAAACCGCATATTTCTCCGAAAGAATTTGCAGCGACGCCTCATATGGTCGTGGGTATTGATGTGGCCGTCCCGCCCACCAGCCAGGATCTGCGATGGATCACAGAGGCTGCGAAGACAGGGGGAGCCGCGTTGGATCTTGTGTATGTAAATCCCAAGCCACGCCTCCTTTTGAATACTCTTCAGCAAGGCAAATCCGCCAAAAGCCCGCAGAGCATTCTCGAAAGCATTCAGAATAAACTGCAAAAAAGCGGGCTGGACGTCCATAGCTCGGTTGTGGACGAGGGCGATTCCATTTCCCAAACCCTCGTGGATTTTGCCGAGCAGAAAAAGACTTGGGCGATTATCACGATCGCCGTGCCCCGCTCAACCCTAAGGAAACGTCTTCTCGGCTCGCATGCCAGACGGGTTCTGCGGCACACGCGTCGACCTTTTTTGAGTTTGCACAAGGGATAG
- a CDS encoding ABC transporter permease, whose protein sequence is MHGLMRYWGVYREFLANAFAEASSYRLHFVLLIVMDQLFYFSSLGSVSFIFDHVNAIGPWERDEFMFFTAFMLAVDHLHMTFISESFWNFSFDLRTGRLDFVLLRPLNTIFSIFFRYIRPATMINFVTPWAFLIHFGRAVDLGVGQWVSVPFLVVASLVFLVSIEILISMLMFWTVEAFGINFLRMQLQNISRWPDFVYRGVARRFFTLVIPVLLVGSAPVKAVLNPEEDASGLLWMLIGLVLIWVAIRFVWKLGLRSYESASS, encoded by the coding sequence ATGCATGGGCTTATGCGGTACTGGGGCGTCTATCGGGAGTTTTTGGCGAATGCCTTTGCCGAGGCGAGCAGCTATCGGCTGCATTTTGTCCTCCTCATCGTTATGGATCAGCTGTTTTATTTCAGCAGCCTCGGGTCAGTGTCCTTTATTTTCGATCATGTGAATGCGATCGGTCCGTGGGAGCGGGATGAGTTCATGTTCTTTACCGCCTTTATGCTGGCCGTCGATCATCTGCATATGACGTTTATCAGTGAAAGTTTCTGGAACTTTTCCTTTGATCTGAGGACCGGGCGGCTGGATTTTGTGCTGCTGCGGCCCCTGAATACCATATTCTCCATATTTTTCAGATATATACGGCCCGCAACCATGATCAACTTCGTGACGCCTTGGGCGTTTTTGATTCATTTTGGGCGTGCGGTGGACCTGGGAGTGGGGCAGTGGGTGAGTGTCCCCTTTCTGGTCGTGGCGTCGCTGGTGTTTTTGGTGTCCATCGAGATCCTCATCTCGATGCTGATGTTCTGGACCGTCGAGGCCTTTGGGATTAATTTTTTACGGATGCAGCTGCAGAACATCTCGCGCTGGCCGGACTTCGTTTATCGTGGGGTGGCTCGGCGGTTTTTTACGCTGGTCATTCCGGTTCTGCTCGTAGGGAGCGCGCCCGTTAAGGCCGTCTTGAATCCCGAGGAGGACGCAAGTGGGCTTTTGTGGATGCTGATAGGGCTGGTGCTGATCTGGGTGGCGATTCGCTTTGTGTGGAAGCTGGGGCTTCGGAGCTATGAGTCGGCTTCGAGTTAG